The following nucleotide sequence is from Megalops cyprinoides isolate fMegCyp1 chromosome 6, fMegCyp1.pri, whole genome shotgun sequence.
catgctgcaaacacacacacacacacgcacgagcaCGCACACAGGaatcctgtgtgtatgtgtgcgtgtgcgtgcgcgtgtgtttgtgtgtgtgtgtgtgtgtgtgtgtgtgtgtgtgtgtgtgtgtatgctgtgtgtatgctgtgtgtgtgagtgtgtgtgtgtatgctgtgtgtgtgtgtgtgtgtatgctgtgtgtatgctgtgtgtgtgtgtgtatgctgtgtgtatgctgtgtgtgtgtgtgtgtgtgtgtgtgtgtatgctgtgtgagtgtgtgtgtgtatgcagcaCACTCTCTGGGTGGCGTTGGGAGGGTGATAAGGGCaggtgtgacgctgtgtgtgtatgctgtgtgtgtgtgtgtgtgtgtgtgtgtgtgtgtgtgtgtgtgtgtgctgtgtgtgtgtgtgtgtgtgtatgctgtgtgtgtgtgtgtgtgtatgtgcgtatgcagtgtgagtgtgtgtgtgtgtgtgtgtgtgtgtatgctgtgtgtgtgtgtgtgtgtatgctgtgtgtgtgtgtgtgtgtgtgtgtgtgtatgctgtgtgtgtgtgtgtgtgtgtgtgtgtgtatgcagcaCACTCTCTGGGTGGCGTTGGGAGGGTGATAAGGGCAGgcgtgacgctgtgtgtgtatgctgtgtgtgtgtgtgtgtgtgtgtgtgtgtgtgtgtgtgtgtgtgtgtgtgtgtatgctgtgtgtgtatgctgtgtgtatgctgtgtgagtgtgtgtgtgtgtgtgtgtatgctgtgtgtgtgtgtatgtgtgtatgctgtgtgtgtgtgtgtgtatgcagcaCACTCTCTGGGTGGCGTTGGGAGGGTGATAAGGGCaggtgtgacgctgtgtgtgtatgctgtgtgtgtgtgtgtgtgtgtgtgtgtgtgtgtatgctgtgtgtatgctgtgtgagtgtgagtgtgtgtgtgtgtatgctgtgtgtgtgtatgtgtgtatgctgtgtgtgtgtgtgtgtgtatgcagcaCACTCTCTGGGTGGCGTTGGGAGGGTGATAAGGGCAGGCGTGACGCTGTGTGTCTGGCTGGCGGTGAGGGCCGCTGACGTGAGCTGCAGTTGTAAACACTGACATGCTGATTAGATTGCAGCTCGAGGGCTAAAGATTGTCCCGCTATGGCCCAAAACGGCTAgggcccctctctccccggaCCTCTATCCAACACCTGCCGCTCAcctcaaacacaaaatgtttttcaaactgGCCGGCAGACCTCCCCTGACAACCTCCTGCAACCGAGCTGAGAAACCCGAAATCATCAGGAGAGAGACGCCTGAAGGATTAGTGTGAGATTTTAAATCTGAGGGTGGTGCCGCTGCCCCCGGGAGGCCAGAGACTTACTGAGAATGCGCACAGTGAAGGCTGTGCTTAATGCACGCTGGAGCTGCTCGCTTCCAGGAAACGTTTGACGTCAAATAACTGAAGGTGGTAAAACTACATTATGTCTTAAATCTCTCTATTCAGCTAATTTCTGCTTTTCCCCCCAGATTTATGTTGCCTTAGGTACctttaataattgtttttagGTATTACTACACATGAGCACTGTGATATTGAGGCAGGGTTTGACACCGAAGCTCCTTTTGtaagttattttaaaactaaaaagtGACGTACAGTAAGAGTTGATATTGAACATTTGCCTTATATAGCCGCTGCTGACATGCATGAATGAGGTCAGGCATTCTCTGCAGCGTCTCTGCATCTGACCCCAAAAAAAGCCCCAGCCTGCATCCACGGGCACATGACTGGAGTGATACCCGATACTGCAGTAACGGGAGACAGGGACACCCTCGCGAGGGAAGTTTGCGTCGGCAGACGAGCGGAAAGACTTGTGACTTGTCAtgggagagggggtgtggccTAACccgtgcctgtgtgtctgacgTTTGTTTGTCAACACTGCTGAGTCACGGGGGAAGAGAAACGTTCCACTTCCTCATGTCCGGGGCCGTCGGTGTTTATGCTCTGCTTCCACCTGCTGGAAAAACACGGGAATGTCCCAGCAGCTTTGATATTTCACCTCTCGCTTTTATTAGACACTTCCAAAGGTGTTACCTGAAGGACACCTTTCAGGAGAAAGAAGTGAACCATTTCATGATCATTGGAGTATAATGAATGTAGttctaattatttttctttgtctgctTTTGGTAGATCATTGAGACATTCTACAATGAGACCTGGTTCGATCGCTACAATCAGCCCATCTCCGAGACATCGCTCACCACACTGTGGTCCCTCTCAGTCTCCATATTCTCCATTGGGGGCATTCTCGGCTCCTTCTCTGTGGGGCTTTTCGTCAATCGCTTCGGAAGGTGAGGCTGAAGccgttttctttctctctggtgtgtgtgtgtgtgtgtgtaagtccATGCATGTAGATGTGACTGTTTTCACTCTATACTTCTATATTTCTGCACATTTGTGcatacctgtgtatgtgtgtgtaatgtgtgagcgtgtgtgtgtgtgtgtgtgtgtgtgtgtgtgtgtgtgtgtgcgtgtgtgtgtgtaatgtgtgagcgtgtgtgtgtgtaatgtgtgtgtgtgtgtgtgtgtgtgtgcgtgtgcgtgtgcgtgtgcgtgtgtgtgtgtgtgtgtgtgcgtgtgtgtgtgtgtgtaatgtgtgagcgtgtgtgtgtgtaatgtgtgtgtgtgtgtgtgtgtgcgtgtgcgtgtgcgtgtgtgtgtgtgtgtgtgtgtgtctgactccctctgcctctgtctgcaggaggAACTCCATGCTCATGGCGAATGTCCTGGCCTTCATCGCTGCTGCTCTCATGGGCTTCTCCAAACTCGGGGCGTCCTGGGAGATGCTGATCATCGGCCGCTTCGTGGTGGGGCTGTACTCCGGCCTGTCCACCGGCTTCGTGCCCATGTACGTGGGTGAGATCTCCCCCACCGCTCTGCGGGGGGCGCTGGGCACCCTCCACCAGCTGGGCATCGTCATCGGCATCCTGATGGCACAGGTAAGGGGGGgctgcccctgtctctctctgtgtccgtGCTCCTGCCCCGGCAGTCTGTGACGCTGCtcggcctctctctgtgtccgtGCTCCTGCCCCGGCAGTCTGTGACGCTGCTCGGCCTCTCTGATGTTCCTCTGCTCCCCTGCAGGTGTTTGGGATGCAGGAGCTCATGGGCTCGGCATCGCTCTGGCCCGTCCTGCTCGGGTTCACCTTCATTCCGGCTCTGGTGCAGTGTGCCAtcctgcccttctgtcctgagaGTCCCCGATTCCTGCTCATCAACCGCAACGAGGAGAACAAGGCCAAGAGCGGTgagccccgccctgccccgccccgccacTGCTACACCAATCAGCTGCAGGAATTGCATCTCCTCTGCCCCTAAACTCCTCCACTAAACTGCAGGCACACACTGCCCCACCTTCACACCATGCAAATtagcacagacatacactcCGCCCACTTCTGTGCTCCACGAATCAGtcctgcaggcactgcagtcCTCGAGGCCCAGGGTAGAGTGGCCTGTCGACAgcagggtgtgtgcgtgcgtgtgtgagcgtgcgtgtgtgtgagcgtgcgtgtgtgtgagcgtgcgtgtgtgtgtgtgagcgtgcgtgtgagcgtgcgtgtgtgtgagcgtgcgtgtgagcgtgcgtgtgagcgtgcgtgtgtgtgtgtgtgcgtgtgtgtgagcgtgcgtgtgagcgtgcgtgtgtgtgtgtgtgcgtgtgtgtgagcgtgcgtgtgtgtgtgtgcgtgtgtgtgagcgtgcgtgtgtgtgagcgtgcgtgtgtgtgagtgtgcgtgtgtgtgagcgtgcgtgtgtgtgtgtgtgtgtgagcatgtgtgtgtgtgtgtgtgtgtgtgtgtgtgtgagcgtgtgtgtgagcgtgcgtgtgtgtgagcgtgcgtgtgtgagcatgtgtgtgtgtgtgtgtgtgtgtgtgtgtgtgtgtgtgagcgtgtgtgtgagcgtgcgtgtgtgtgtgagcgtgtgtgtgagcgtgcgtgtgtgtgagcgtgcgtgtgtgagcatgtgtgtgtgtgtgtgtgtgtgtgtgtgtgtgtgtgtgtgtgtgtgtgtgtgtgagcgtgtgtgtgagcgtgcgtgtgtgtgtgtgtgtgtgagcatgtgtgtgtgtgtgtgtgtgtgtgtgagcgtgagcgtgtgtgtgagcgtgcgtgtgtgtgagcgtgcgtgtgtgtgtgtgtgtgtgtgcatgattaaAGAGGAGATGGCTGACCTTCTCTGTTCCCCCTCAGTGCTGAAGAAGCTTCGCGGGACCACTGACGTGAGCGCAGACATGCaggagatgaaggaggagagCAGGCAGATGATGAGGGAGAAGAAAGTGACCATCCCAGAGCTGTTCCGCTCCCCGCTGTACCGCCAGCCCATGGTCATCGCCATCATTCTGCAGCTATCCCAGCAGCTGTCCGGCATCAACGCTGTGAGTGGCTCCGCCCCCGCCTCGCCCTGTCCCGCCCtcaaggcacacacacacacacacactcatgcagtgCACGCACAAGTTTaccctcccaaacacacaagCGGccataaaaacatgcacagtcACTGTCAGTGACTGTCAATGACACAAAAGACacctgcacaaacaaacagtacCACAGACTGATGAatcctgtgtgtgcctgcgttTCTGTGGTGTGTAATCCCTCTACACGCTGCCGTTTTGCAGGTCTTCTATTACTCCACCAGTATTTTTGAGAAGGCAGGCGTGGCCCAGCCCGTCTACGCCACCATCGGAGCCGGAGTGGTCAACACAGCCTTCACCGTGGTGTCGGTAAGTttatacagaaaatattattgtatataattaAGAACCATAAGTCCATAGCAGCAGTGATTTTAAGTTCATGTCCAGTTCCTCATGCTGGTCTGTGCCGTAATACACTGATCTGCATTTTCCTCTGTTCAGCAGTGATGGTGGCCATTTACCTTCACAGCATTTACTGAAACTTAACCTCTTTTCTGATGTTCTCTGGCTGTTGCGTGTTCCTGAGCCGTCTTcctttccctttcctcctctgcaGCTCTTTGTGGTCGAGCGTGCTGGCCGCAGATCCCTGCACCTGATTGGCCTGCTGGGAATGGCCGGCTCCGCCGTCCTGATGACCATAGCGCTGGCGCTGCTGGTACGTTTACCCGCCGTTTTACCCAGAATTCTGCTGGAGGGGCGCGTCCGTGGCTGACCTCGCTCTCTTCCGCCTCGCAGGACAAGCTGAAGTGGATGTCGTACGTCAGCATCGTGGCCATCTTCAGCTTCGTGGCGTTCTTCGAGATTGGGCCGGGCCCCATCCCCTGGTTCATCGTGGCCGAGCTGTTCAGCCAGGGGCCACGCCCCTCCGCCTTCGCAGTGGCGGGATTCTCCAACTGGACCGCCAACTTCATCGTGGGCATGGGCTTCCAGTACGTGCAGGTGAGTTTCACTCGGACGTTCTCTGCACTGCActaaacatttttcagaggtAAACGCTCAGTTCACTGtaaatggaaatgtgtgtgtgtgtgtatcagtgtgggATCAGGCTGGAAGCACAGTGTGGCTCATCGTTCCTTTGGCTCTTCCTCTCCTCAGAAATGGTGTGGTCCCTACGTCTTCATCATCTTCACCTTGCTGCTGCTCGGCTTCTTCGTCTTCACCTACTTCAAGGTGCCGGAGACCAAGGGCCGCACCTTCGATGAGATTTCGGCCGGGTTCCGCCAGACGGCAGCGGGCGGGGCATTGAAGCACTCGCCAGAGGAACTCAACAGCCTGGGCGCTGACTCCCCGCTGTGAACacccgccctgccccgccccgccacaccccgccccgccccacaCAGCGTGGGAGTAAGGCGGGGTCGTGGGCAGACTGAGGGGCGGACTCAGAACTCGAACGCGTGTTCGCACTACTGATAGACTGACACACTGGCTGTCGACACATTTCCGGCCTCTGGGCAGAGGGCATACTCTTGCCCAGCCATTTTCACTTCCCTACctgcagtggggaaaaaaaaacttgatggAAACGGGGACCAGGGTGAGGACGGGGAGGTTGGAGGTGGGAgtgttgggtgggtgggtggtttCCCAATCAGCCTCCTGTTTTATACAAGTATATTCatggatatatattttttcatttgttttgattgctTTGTCTGTTACTTTTTGTCACAAGGGAGCTGACAGGCAGACCATGctccacactctctctgtaGTTTCACAGAGATGACGCTGTTACATAACGGGTCAGGGTTTACCCCTGTGCTCTTTAGAGCCTCTGATTTGGGGATATCTGACTGGCTTATAGTTTGTCACTTTTTGATACATGACAGAAATTCTGTCTCTCCAGATGACACCAGTTTTGTCAGTAATTGGAACAGTGAGAAACCTCCATTGTCTGTATTGTGAGGCAGGAAATGGAGAGAACGGACATATTTTGGAACAGCTGTGCCGGTCAGATCCTCTGCCTGTTGTGCTGGTCTGTGTTCTCCCTCATGCAGGGAAATTGGTGAAATCATGGTCACCTATCCTGGCATTTATGAACTGAATCATGAATTGTTGCGATGCTTTTTTGGAGATGTATCATTGTTTTTGAGGACCGTTATGTCAGTGCAATACTGTATTACCATGGCGATGGCTGTTAAATGCTGGATCGAGGAATGTAAGGAATTTCCTCACCTCAGATCTGTAGGGGAGTTACTGCGGTTACTTAGTTACAATGTCCAACGGAGACATGAACTCTGTGAAGCTTCATCTGTGTGCTATCaactcattttaaagaaaagattCGCATTTTGTTTGTACTACCCTTCAGACAAGATTCACAGCAGAATCAGAGGATTACACAGAAATGTCGATAAAGACATTCTTCCGTTCAGTCATGGGTCTCCgtgatttttgctgttttagTACCTGAAACTGACAAAAGGTTGGAGGCCTTGGCACCATTAGAGCTTCAGGGCTTTCAGATCAGCACACAAAATAATCCATCCTTTGTAGACCACTGAGGAGGAGTCGTAGCACACGCCCTCCAGCCTCACTCCACAATAAAGAAAACCTCTCCAAAGGCGTTAGTTTCTCTGAAATGAACGAAGACCGCGAGCACCGTGAATACGCGCAACACAGCTCATGAATGTACCGCCTGATTGGCGTTTTGCAGCCGAACAGGAGGCGCTCTGAAGAGGGACCAGCCTGTATGCGACTCCCGTTGCCTTTATCGTTCTTAAATACAGGGTTGAGCTCCTGCACCCTTCAGTGCCAACCATCTCTGATAGCAACTTTCATATCACTCGCATATCACTCAAAGTTTACTTGCTGAACACTGAACGCAGGCTTTCCCCGGATCAATGTCGCCGAAGTAGACGTTTGCGTTGTGAGGTTTCTGTCCCACATGACTGTGCTTGCGATCGcgcatatttaatattaatactgtTATTTTCCACCACTTTCAGATATATTGCACACACCGTCGAGCGCCTCTGCTCAGtctaaataattacatttcGGTGTTCTGTAACCCCCTTAAACTTCAAAATTCACTTTAACAAAGCATTG
It contains:
- the slc2a1b gene encoding solute carrier family 2, facilitated glucose transporter member 1; protein product: MESGGKRITFRLMVAVGTAVIGSLQFGYNTGVINAPQKIIETFYNETWFDRYNQPISETSLTTLWSLSVSIFSIGGILGSFSVGLFVNRFGRRNSMLMANVLAFIAAALMGFSKLGASWEMLIIGRFVVGLYSGLSTGFVPMYVGEISPTALRGALGTLHQLGIVIGILMAQVFGMQELMGSASLWPVLLGFTFIPALVQCAILPFCPESPRFLLINRNEENKAKSVLKKLRGTTDVSADMQEMKEESRQMMREKKVTIPELFRSPLYRQPMVIAIILQLSQQLSGINAVFYYSTSIFEKAGVAQPVYATIGAGVVNTAFTVVSLFVVERAGRRSLHLIGLLGMAGSAVLMTIALALLDKLKWMSYVSIVAIFSFVAFFEIGPGPIPWFIVAELFSQGPRPSAFAVAGFSNWTANFIVGMGFQYVQKWCGPYVFIIFTLLLLGFFVFTYFKVPETKGRTFDEISAGFRQTAAGGALKHSPEELNSLGADSPL